The Hymenobacter baengnokdamensis genome includes a region encoding these proteins:
- a CDS encoding EVE domain-containing protein, translating to MNHWLVKSEPEAYSWADFVRDGGTDWTGVRNYQARNNLQAMQPGDLALFYHSVSEKAVVGVAIVHAAHRPDTTAEAGSPWVAVHLRPHVPLSRPVSLAALKAEPRLAQLALLRQSRLSVTPVRPEEFDLVLGLSE from the coding sequence ATGAATCACTGGCTCGTTAAATCCGAACCCGAAGCGTATTCCTGGGCCGATTTTGTGCGCGACGGCGGCACCGACTGGACGGGCGTGCGCAACTACCAGGCCCGCAACAACCTGCAAGCCATGCAGCCCGGCGACCTGGCCCTGTTTTATCACAGCGTGAGCGAAAAGGCCGTGGTAGGGGTGGCCATCGTCCATGCCGCCCACCGGCCCGATACCACCGCCGAGGCCGGCAGCCCCTGGGTGGCGGTGCACCTGCGGCCCCATGTACCCCTGAGCCGCCCCGTATCGTTAGCGGCGCTGAAGGCCGAGCCCCGGCTGGCCCAGCTGGCCCTGCTGCGCCAGTCGCGTTTATCGGTCACGCCCGTGCGGCCCGAAGAGTTTGACCTGGTGCTGGGGCTGAGCGAATAA
- the polX gene encoding DNA polymerase/3'-5' exonuclease PolX: MDNRALIKAFRLTAQLMELHDENPFKIRAYEGTVTALEQLEFPVSEIERAGLPDRTGLSKTQAAKVAELLDTGTFEELQRLLDSTPAGVVELLNIKGIGPKKVRALWRDAGIESPDQLREAAEAGLVAKLKGFGAKTQETLLAALEFTDQSAGKLLFSQAEELANTLLEHLRQVPGVTAAAAAGEVRRALEIVETVEIIVATPDPSPIHALLNAAPGLRHEVRRSGPWAWCGTATDSGVGVTVRLTAPEDFINQLFVATGNDAHLTTALPQAGPGQPNTLRQWAKRERFASEEALYEKAGLQYIAPELREGLGEIELAAEHKIPALLQDSDLRGSLHNHSTYSDGSHSLRQMATFLRDAGYEYLGICDHSQAAHYANGLGPERVRQQQREIDELNAELAPFRIFKGIEADILGDGSLDYDETLRDSFDFIVASIHSNLKMDEARATERLLRAIANPHTTMLGHPTGRLLLRRAGYPIDFKAVIDACAQHQVIIEINANPWRLDLDWRWVRYALAQGVQLSINPDAHHTSGYADMRYGVLAGRKGMLTKEMTFNAKSVDEAAAYFAARKAKL, translated from the coding sequence ATGGATAACCGCGCCCTTATTAAAGCCTTCCGGCTCACGGCTCAACTCATGGAGCTGCACGACGAAAACCCATTTAAAATCAGGGCGTACGAGGGCACTGTCACGGCCCTGGAGCAGCTGGAGTTTCCGGTGTCGGAGATAGAGCGCGCGGGGCTGCCCGACCGCACCGGCCTGAGCAAGACCCAGGCCGCCAAAGTAGCGGAGCTGCTCGACACGGGCACGTTTGAGGAACTGCAGCGCCTGCTCGACAGTACACCCGCCGGGGTAGTCGAGCTTCTGAATATCAAAGGTATCGGCCCCAAAAAGGTGCGGGCGCTGTGGCGCGACGCGGGCATTGAGAGCCCCGACCAGCTGCGCGAGGCTGCGGAAGCCGGCCTCGTAGCCAAGCTTAAAGGCTTTGGGGCCAAAACCCAGGAAACCCTGCTGGCCGCCCTCGAATTTACGGACCAAAGCGCGGGCAAGCTGCTTTTTTCGCAGGCGGAAGAGCTGGCTAATACCCTCCTCGAGCACCTGCGCCAGGTGCCGGGCGTGACGGCGGCGGCCGCGGCCGGCGAAGTACGCCGCGCCCTCGAAATTGTGGAGACAGTGGAAATTATCGTGGCTACCCCCGACCCCTCCCCCATCCACGCGCTGCTCAATGCGGCCCCCGGCCTGCGGCACGAGGTGCGCCGCTCGGGCCCCTGGGCCTGGTGCGGCACGGCTACCGATTCGGGCGTGGGCGTAACGGTACGCCTGACAGCGCCCGAAGACTTTATCAATCAGCTTTTTGTAGCCACCGGCAACGACGCGCACCTGACTACCGCGCTGCCCCAGGCCGGTCCCGGCCAGCCAAACACGCTGCGGCAGTGGGCTAAGCGTGAGCGCTTTGCCAGTGAAGAGGCGCTGTACGAAAAAGCAGGCTTGCAATATATAGCGCCTGAGCTACGGGAAGGGCTGGGCGAAATTGAGCTGGCCGCCGAGCATAAAATTCCGGCTTTGCTGCAAGACAGCGACTTGCGCGGCTCGCTGCACAACCACAGCACCTACTCCGACGGCAGCCACTCGCTGCGCCAGATGGCTACCTTTCTGCGCGATGCCGGCTACGAGTACCTCGGTATCTGCGACCACTCGCAGGCGGCGCACTATGCCAACGGCCTGGGCCCCGAGCGCGTGCGCCAGCAGCAGCGCGAAATTGACGAGCTAAATGCCGAGCTGGCACCGTTTCGCATTTTTAAGGGAATTGAGGCCGATATCTTGGGCGATGGCAGCCTCGACTACGATGAGACGCTGCGCGATTCGTTCGACTTTATCGTGGCCTCCATTCACTCCAACCTGAAAATGGATGAGGCACGGGCCACCGAGCGCCTGCTGCGGGCCATTGCCAACCCCCACACCACCATGCTGGGCCACCCCACTGGCCGCCTGCTGCTGCGCCGGGCCGGCTACCCCATTGATTTTAAAGCCGTTATTGATGCCTGCGCCCAGCACCAGGTGATTATCGAAATCAACGCCAACCCCTGGCGGCTCGACCTCGACTGGCGCTGGGTGCGCTATGCGCTGGCCCAGGGCGTGCAGCTCAGCATCAACCCCGATGCCCACCACACCAGCGGCTACGCCGATATGCGCTACGGCGTGCTGGCCGGCCGCAAAGGTATGCTAACCAAGGAGATGACGTTTAACGCCAAGTCGGTAGACGAGGCCGCAGCGTATTTCGCGGCCCGGAAGGCGAAGCTGTAG